In Mercenaria mercenaria strain notata chromosome 14, MADL_Memer_1, whole genome shotgun sequence, the following are encoded in one genomic region:
- the LOC128548386 gene encoding uncharacterized protein LOC128548386, translated as MDGIRPGLIYISIIAICYYCELSVCHSSGNLSTNHQWQKCIRRSSDIECNYIPNDIPTGTKTVHLRNLNSIHFPDNVLRKGSFTTHNWGQVKQLEFSADDDWLETHETVKVFYSLCLSGLQNLEVLRISISDRIEFTPQTLAGLNNLKLLDLSGCRRFYLDNLVNSLNQSGVVPNLQSLNLSRLNSYREGLTHTDWFFKVIADKQIKELDISSTGINLLNVTALFKNCHYLEYLNISRVKLNSFLYEYLYQLCPNLKYIDASFIIFPSTITADFGPTRVISNTTIAFDLNWAMTNHLRTVEFINLAAFVTKRTSYPSWSGCFSGN; from the exons ATGGATGGTATAAGACCAGGTTTAATATACATTTCTATTATAGCGATTTGTTATTATTGTGAGTTGAGCGTGTGTCACTCGTCGggaaatttgtcaacaaatcaTCAATGGCAGAAATGCATTAGAAGGAGTTCTGATATTGAGTGCAACTACATACCAAACGATATACCAACCGGTACAAAAACGGTTCATCTTAGAAATTTAAACAGCATTCACTTTCCAGACAACGTATTGAGAAAAGGATCGTTTACAACTCATAACTGGGGACAAGTTAAGCAATTAGAATTTTCTGCTGACGATGACTGGTTAGAGACACACGAAACTGTGAAAGTGTTTTATTCCTTGTGTCTTTCTGGATTACAAAATCTTGAAGTATTAAGAATAAGTATATCAGACAGAATTGAATTCACACCGCAAACCTTAGCCGGTcttaataatttaaaacttctaGACTTGTCTGGATGCCGCAGATTTTATTTAGATAATCTAGTGAATTCATTAAACCAGTCAGGTGTGGTACCCAATCTGCAAAGTTTGAACTTATCACGTCTTAACAGTTATCGGGAAGGCTTAACACACACCGACTGGTTTTTCAAAGTAATCGCTGACAAACAAATCAAAGAACTCGACATCAGTTCAACTGGAATTAATTTGCTGAACGTAACAGCATTGTTCAAGAATTGTCATTACTTGGAGTACCTGAATATATCTAGAGTGAAGTTGAATTCATTTCTGTACGAGTATTTGTATCAGTTATGCCCAAATTTGAAATACATTGATGCCAGTTTTATTATTTTCCCATCAACAATAACAGCCGATTTTGGTCCAACGAGAGTAATATCAAATACAACCATCGCATTCGATCTGAACTGGGCAATGACCAACCACCTACGAACCGTAGAGTTTATAAACCTGGCCGCCTTCGTGACAAAGCGGACAAG TTATCCTAGTTGGTCTGGTTGTTTTTCTGGCAATTAG
- the LOC123526671 gene encoding uncharacterized protein LOC123526671, which translates to MTENANLFGEMFRNLSQLLYISLAGNALTDIPFDIFKSDSRAEIIDLSSNLITNLSFETRYLKHLRLLNLTGNVIKSIDAAYLKTFDHVSLLLKQNPLSCSRCDSFAFIHWLFTSESTKKYLSELKCENENSEQVYVRKGIVDNLKEICNRQNIIIISSIACSFAIILVLVVVLTVRRYLRQRKYKLEMEDRVALIRQGAEPYTFVVFLSYSSNDDDFINDYVHNPLNVHLQSVIGEERDLVCEGDRNFQLGRSIPEQVSILLKKSSVVVVLLTDNYSLSVHCRNEIDQAFMLEKPIVLMIKDHVDTDLMTPNIRDLYETKTRILWIRENETYALKTSWDNVCTSIVELAGNK; encoded by the coding sequence atgaCGGAAAATGCCAATCTATTTGGTGAGATGTTCCGAAATTTAAGTCAGCTACTTTACATTAGTCTTGCCGGAAATGCTTTAACTGACATaccgtttgacattttcaaatcagATAGTCGAGCAGAAATTATAGATTTATCTAGTAATCTGATAACGAACTTGTCATTTGAAACAAGATATTTAAAACATCTAAGACTATTAAATTTAACAGGTAATGTGATAAAATCCATTGACGCTGCGTACTTGAAAACCTTTGATCATGTGTCATTACTTTTGAAGCAAAATCCGCTCTCTTGTTCCCGCTGTGACTCATTTGCCTTTATACATTGGTTATTTACTTCAGAATCTACGAAGAAATACTTGTCGGAATTGAAATGTGAAAACGAGAATTCAGAGCAGGTATATGTAAGAAAAGGCATCGTTGACAACTTGAAAGAAATTTGTAACAggcaaaatattatcataatttCTTCTATTGCTTGTTCATTTGCCATTATACTGGTCCTAGTTGTCGTTCTAACAGTTAGAAGATACCTTCGGCAGCGAAAATATAAACTTGAGATGGAAGATCGCGTTGCACTTATTAGGCAAGGCGCAGAGCCTTACACATTTGTTGTCTTTCTTTCCTACAGCAGTAACGACGATGACTTCATTAATGATTATGTTCACAATCCTTTAAATGTGCATCTTCAAAGTGTGATTGGGGAAGAGAGGGATCTAGTTTGTGAAGGTGACAGGAATTTTCAACTTGGACGGTCTATACCAGAACAAGTTTCTATTCTACTGAAGAAGTCATCTGTGGTAGTAGTTCTTTTAACAGACAATTACAGTCTTAGTGTTCATTGCCGAAATGAGATTGATCAGGCCTTTATGTTAGAGAAGCCCATAGTGTTGATGATAAAGGATCACGTAGATACTGATTTAATGACACCGAATATACGGGATTTATACGAGACGAAAACTAGGATTTTATGGATTCGTGAAAATGAAACATATGCATTGAAAACTTCCTGGGATAATGTGTGTACTTCTATAGTAGAACTTGCGGGAAATAAATGA